ACCACCTCCCGCGCCTGGGCGATGCTCGGCCTCGGCGTCGCCGCCCAGGCCGCCGGCACCCTCGTGGTGTCCGCCCCCGCGCTGCTCATCCCGTACCTGCACGCCCACGGCACGACGCTCACCCTCGCCGGGCTCCTGGCCGCCGCACCGACGTTCGGCATGGTCCTGACGCTCATCGCCTGGGGTGCGATCACCGACCGCGTCGGCGAGCGCGCCGTCATCGCGGGCGGGCTCGTGCTCACGACCCTCGCGGTCGTCGGGGCCTGGCTGGCAGCGGGCGACCCGGTGCTGCTCGGCCTGGCGTTCCTCGCCGCCGGCATGACGAGCGCCTCGACGAACGCCGCGAGCGGACGGGTCGTGGTGGGGTGGTTCCCGAAGGAGCGGCGCGGCCTCGCGATGGGCATCCGGCAGATGTCGCAGCCGCTCGGGGTGACGCTCGCGGCCGTCACGGTCCCGCAGCTCGCCGAGGCGGACGGCATCCGCGTGGCCCTCGTCCTGCCCGTCGTCCTGTGCGCCGTGCTCGCCGTGCTGTGCGCGATCGGCATCGCGAACCCGCCCCGCCCCGCGCGTGCGTACGCCCCGGTGGAGCACGTCGCGAACCCGTACCGGGCGAACGGGTTCCTGTGGCGGATCCACGCGGTGTCGGTCCTGCTCGTCGTGCCGCAGTTCACGCTGTCCACGTACGGCCTGGTGTGGCTCGTCGGCCTCGGCTGGTCGACCCCGGCTGCGGGACTGCTCGTCGGGGCGTCGCAGTTCGTCGGCGCCGTCGGGAGGATCCTCGTCGGCGCCTGGAGCGACCGCGCCGCCTCGCGCGTCGGCCCGCTGCGGATCGTCGCGGTGAGCGCCGCCGTGGTGATGGGGCTGCTGGCGCTGGTGGACGCCACACACATCGCCGCCGCCGCAGTGTTCCTCGTCGTCGCCACGAGCGTCACCGTCGCGGACAACGGGCTCGCGTACACATCGGTGGCCGAGGCCGCGGGGCCGTTCTGGTCGGGACGGGCGCTCGGGGCACAGAACACCGGGCAGTTCATCGCGGCGAGCGCCGTGGGTCCCGGGGTCGGCGCGCTCGTCGGGGCGCTCGGGTTCGCGGCGTCGTTCTCGATCGTGGGGGTGTTGCCGCTGCTGGCGCTGCCGCTGGTGCCCCGGCGAGATCGTTCCCACGACTGACCGCGGGACGGACGGGAGGCGCGGCGCCAGCCGGCACCGCGCCTCCCGTCCGTCAGGTGCTCACCGCATCAGGCGGGGACGGCCGGCCCCACCGGCCACCGCAGCAACGCCGCCGCCGCGACCCCGCCCGGCAGCGACGCCGCGTTGACGAGCACGAGCTCCGCGTCCGTCAGCACCGCCGCACGCACGAGCGCGCACACCGCCGGCACCGCTCCGATGACGGGCGTCCCGGCAGCCTGTTCCGGCGCCGTCGCCACCCACGGGGCACCGGCGAGCGCGAGGAGCGTCCGCTCCCCGACCGCCACGGCGTCGAGCGCGACGACCGATCCCTGCGCCTGCTGCAGCGCCCCGACGACTGCTCCGAGCCCGGTCACCGCGAGGTTGTCGCCCCGACCGACGTGGGTGCGGAGCAGGTCCTCGAGGTCGTGGCGTCGGGTGGCGACGACCCGGGCGAGCGCGGTCTCGACGTGCTCGACGAACGCCTGCTTCGACGAGGCGTCGGCGCGGGGGTCGCCCGGGAAGACGGAGGTCAGCGCACGGGTCTCCGAGGACAGCGCCTTCACGAGGAGCTCCCGCGCGGTGACGTCCCCGGCGACCACGACGAGTCCGGGTCGGAGTGTCCGGACGGCCTCGTCCACGGCGGCGGCGGTCTCCGACGAGTTCTGCTTCCAGATCTCCTCGGTGTGCTGCTGCCAGTGCGGCTGCTTCCACCCGGTCCCGGCCTTGGCGTAGTGCAGGGTGTCGTTGCGCCCCTGGACCTGCTGCTCACCGCCGGTCGCGTCGAGCGGCGCGTGGCCGAGTCGGTAGGCACGGAAGGCTCCACCCTCCTTGCCGGCGTGCACCACCAGGAACGGCAGGTCGACGGGCCGGTGGGCGACGAGCGGCACGAGGTCGGGGACGGCACCGACGCCGACCGACTCCGCGCCGTGCAGGTGCCCGGGCAGGACCTCGCTCAGCACGATTGCACCGTCGTGGACCAGCACGTACCGGGTGACGGGCGAGGGGATGCCGGGTTCCTGCTCGAACTCGCCGGCGACGAGGTCGACCACGTCGTCGGTCGCACCCTGCGCACGCAGGGCCTCCTCGACCACACGCAGCTTCAGTGCCGCCTGCCGTCGGGGGTCCTCCACTTTGCCGGAGACGTCGGCGTACGCCCAGGCCCAGGTCCCACCGCCCTCCAGCCGCTGTCCCAGGATCCCGTGCAGTTCGCTCGTCGCGTTGGTCGACGTCATGGCAGCTCCTCTCGACGGATGCCGGGGCTGTCACGGACCCCGACGTTTCGTGTTGGCCCACACTCCACCCCGGCGGGGCACGGTGTTCCACGTCCGGAGGGAACGTCCAGAATCTTCGTGAAAGTACAGCTGCGCTCGGTTTTGTGGTTGGGTTGGAGGCATCCCGCTCGACGACGAACCGGAGTCCCGGCAATGACGCCTCCACCGAACCGACGGCCCATCTCCCGACGACAACTGCTGGGCTTCGGCCTCGGCGCGGCCGCGACCGGACTGCTCGCCGGCTGCGCGGTGCCGGGCTCGACCAACGTGAACAAGGCGGCGCTGATCCCCGCCGCCGCGAGCGGGCAGAAGGTCGAACTGACCTACTGGGCCTGGCTCAAGGACCTGCAGAAGGTCTGCGACGTCTGGAACAAGACGCACCCGGACATCCAGGTGACCGCGAACTGGATCCCGGGCGGCAACAGCGGCGGGTACCAGAAGATGTACTCCGCGCTCGCGGCCGGTGGTGGCCCGGACATCGGGCAGGTCGAGCTCCGTCAGATCCCCGAGTTCATGCTCGCCAACGGCTTGGTCGACCTCGCCCGCTACGGCGCGAAGGACTTCGAGTCGAAGTACGACGACGCCGCCTGGGCGCAGGTCTCGTTCGTGGACGGCATCTACGGCATCCCCCAGGACACCGGCCCCATGGGCTTCTACTACCAGACGGCGCTCCTGGAGCAGGCCGGCGGCGAACCCCCGACGACGTGGGACGAGTGGCGCGACCTCGCCGAGAAGGTCCGGAAGACCGGGGCGCAGAACTACCTCGAGGTCTTCCCGGTCTCGGACGCCTCGCCCTTCGCCGCGTACGCGCAGCAGGCCGGCGCCCGGTGGTTCAAGGTCGACGGCGACGAGTGGGTCGTCGACATGACCGACGAGAAGACCCTGATGGTCGCCGAGTTCTTCGACGGCGTGATCGACGACAAGCTCGTCGACACGAGCGCCGGCGCGTACTCCCCGGGCTGGTACGCCTCGGCTGCGAGCGGCAAGATCGCGGCCGTCACGAGCGCGAGCTGGGGCGACGCCCTCATCGAGTCCGTCCAGGGCGGCGAGGGGAAGTGGAAGGTCGCACCCATGCAGAAGTGGGGCGACACCGGGTTCGGGTCGAGCGCGATCGGCGGTTCGACGGCTGCGGTGCTCGCCAACGCGAAGCACCCGAAGGAAGCGCTCGAGTTCATCACGTGGATGACCACCTCGAAGGAGGGCATCGACGCGATGATCAAGTACTGCGGCATCGGGTGGTCGCCCGCGAAGGACTACATCGGGGCGCAGCGCGAACAGCCGAGCAAGTGGTTCTCCGGGCAGAACTACAACGAGGACGTCTTCGTCCCCGCCGCCCAGGAGCAGAACGTCGAGTGGTCCTGGTCGCCCGTGACGCAGTCGGCGTTCACGAGTCTGCAGAACCAGTTCCGCCGCAAGCTCACGAGTGGGCTGAAGCTCACCGACGCGGTGGAGCTCGCCCAGAAGGAGATCGTCCAGTCCTTCAAGGACAAGGGCCTCAGCGTGAGGACGGCACGATGACCACGACGCAGCCGAAGAACGGCTTCCGCACGAGCACGAAGGCCACGGTCGCCCAGAAGCGCGCCCCGTGGATCCTGCTCGCACCCTTCCTCGCCCTGTTCGTGCTGACGTTCATCATCCCGATCATCAGCGCGCTGTTCCAGTCGTTCACGACCGTCGACCGCGAGGGGCTGTTCGGCGAGGACGGCGTCGTCGGCAAGTTCGCCGGCTTCGACAACTACGCGATCGCCCTGCAGGACGCCGGCTTCGTCGCCTCGATCGGCCGCATGCTGCTGTTCGGCATCGTGCAGGTCCCGGTGATGATCATCGCCTGCACGATCCTCGCGCTGCTGCTCGAGTCGGCGAGCGCCCGCTGGCCGGGCTTCTTCCGTGCGATCTACTTCATGCCGTACGGCGTCCCCGGCGTCATCGCGACGATCCTGTGGTCGTTCCTGTACGTGCCGGGCCTGTCGCCGATCGTGTCGCTGCTGCAGGGGATCGGGCTCCAGCCGGACTTCCTCGGCGCGAACAGCGTGCTCTGGTCGATCGCGAACATCGTCACGTGGACGTACACCGGCTACAACATGCTCATCATCGTGGCGCAGCTGAAGTCCATCCCCGGCGAGGTCTACGAGGCCGCCAAGGTCGACGGCGCGAACGCGTTCCAGGTCGCGTGGCGGATCCAGATCCCCCTCATCGCGCCGGCACTCGTGCTCACGACGGTGTTCTCGATCATCGGCACGCTGCAGCTCTTCGCGGAGCCGCAGATCCTGTCCACGGTCGCCCCCGCGATCGACACCGAGTACACGCCGAACTACGCCGCCTACACGAACGCGTTCGCGTTCAACGAGTACGGCGTCGCGAGTGCGCAGGCGGTCATCATCGCGCTGGCCGCGTTCATCCTGTCGTTCGCGTTCCTCGCGTTGACGAACCGTCCGCCGAAGGACGAGCGGGATCGCCGCAAGCGGGCGAAGCGGGACGGCCAGGAGGCGCGGGTCGCGCTCCAGACGCGCGTCGCGTCCGCCGGGACGGTCACCACCCAGGCCGCACCGCACCTCCCGGGCCGCTCCGGTCCGGACCACGGCACCACCGTCACGAAGGGGGCGGACGCATGAGCAGCGAAGCCATCGAAGCGCCGGCCACCGCGAAGACCGCGGTCCCGGTGGACACCACGTCGATCTCGGCGCACCAGCGCCGCAAGCTCGACCGCTCCGGCAAGTCGCAGATCGTCGTGACGGGCATCCTCGTCATCGTCGCGATCTACTTCCTCGTCCCGCTGTACTGGGTGATCATCGCCGCGACGAAGACCACCGGCGCACTGTTCGCCACGAACGGGTTCTGGTTCGGCGGCGACTTCGCGCTGTTCAGCAACCTCCAGCAGGTGTTCACGTACGACGGCGGCATCTTCGTCCGCTGGATCGCGAACAGCATCCTGTACTCGGGCGTCGGCGCCGTCCTCGCGACGTACTTCGCCGCGGCGGGTGGCTACGCGCTCGCGAAGTACGAGTTCCGGGGTCGGCAGCTCGTGTTCGGCACGATCCTCGGCGGCGTGCTCGTGCCGGGGACGGCGACGGCGCTGCCGCTGTTCCTGCTGTTCTCGACGCTGGGCCTGACCGACACGTACTGGAGCGTGCTCATCCCGAGCCTCGTCTCACCGTTCGGCCTGTTCCTCTGCCGGGTGTACGCCGCGGCGTCGGTGGACACGGCGCTCCTCGAGCAGGCACGCATCGACGGGGCCGGCGAGCTCCGGATCTTCCACACGATCGTGCTCCGGCAGATGACGCCGGCACTCGTCACCGTGTTCCTGTTCCAGGTCGTCGGCATCTGGAACAACTTCTTCCTGCCGCTCATCATGCTGGCCGACCAGAAGCTGTACCCGATCACACTGGGACTCAACAACTGGCGCTCGCAGGTGGACCGGCTGCCGGAGTTCTACCAGCTCACCACCGGCGGGGTGCTCGTCTCGGTCATCCCGCTCGTCATCGCCATCATCGTCCTGCAGCGCTTCTGGCGCGGGGGCCTCACGGAAGGATCGGTCAAGGGTTGACCATCGCCGCACTCTCCTCCACCGCCCCCGGTTCGGACACCCGGCTGGCCCCACGGGCCTGGCTGCACACGGACGCTCCCGCCCTGTCGTTGGACGGGGAATGGGACTTCCGGTGGTCGCCCGTCGCGGACGTCCCCGAACCGGGGCCGGAGGACGAGTGGGGCACCATCCCGGTGCCGGCGCACTGGGTGCTGCACGGGCACGGCGCGCCGAGCTACACGAACCTGCAGTACCCGTTCCCGATCGACCCGCCGCACCCGCCGGAGGAGAACCCGACCGGCGACTACCGCCGCACCTTCGACCTCCCGTCGTCCTTCGACGCCGCGGCCCGGGTGCTGCTCCGGTTCGACGGGGTGGAGTCGCACTTCCGGGTGTGGGTGAACGGCGTCGTCATCGGATGGTCGACCGGGTCGCGGCTCGCGACGGAGTTCGACGTCACGTCCGTGCTGCGACCGGGGGCGAACGAGGTCCGCGTCCGGGTGCACCAGTGGTCGGCGGCCTCGTACCTCGAGGACCAGGACCAGTGGTGGCTGCCCGGGATCTTCCGCGACGTCACGCTGCTGGCGCGGCCGACCGCCCCGATCGACGACGTGTTCGTGCAGGCCGGCTGGACCGCCGTGCTCGGGAGTGCGGCGAGCGCCGGGACAGCGGCGTCCGGCCGACCGTCGACCGGCACGGGGACGATCTCGTTCCCGACCGTCGATGCTGCGTTCCCGGTGCGCTTCACGGTGCCCGCGCTCGGCGTCGACGTCTCGTGGGCGTCCGCCGACGAGGTCGGACCGATCACCGTCGAGGGGGTCGAGCCGTGGAGCGCCGAGCTCCCGACGCTGTACGACGCGACGCTGTCCACCGGGACCGCAGCCGGTGGGAGCGCCGGTGGTGAGACCGTGTCGCTGCGGCTCGGCTTCCGCACCGTGTCGATCGAGGGCGATCGGTTCCTGGTGAACGGCGAGCGCGTGGTGTTCCACGGCGTGAACCGGCACGAGACCCACCCCGTGCGCGGTCGGGTGTTCGACGAGGAGCACGCACGCGCCGACATGGCGCTCATGAAGCGGAACAACGTCAACGCCATCCGGACGTCGCACTACCCGCCGCACCCCCGCGTGCTCGACCTCGCCGACGAGCTGGGCTTCTGGGTGATCCTGGAGTGCGACCTCGAGACGCACGGGTTCATCTTCACCGGCTGGGTCGGCAACCCGTCGGACGACCCGGCCTGGCGCGACGCGTACCTCGACCGCATCGCGCGGACCGTCGAGCGCGACAAGAACCACGCGTCGATCGTGATGTGGTCGCTCGGCAACGAGTCCGGGACCGGCCGCAACCTCGCCGCGATGTCGCAGTGGGTGCACGACCGCGACGACGAACGTCCGGTCCACTACGAGGGCGACTACACGGGTGCCTACACCGACGTGTACTCGCGCATGTACCCGTCGCTGCAGGAGACCGAGTCGATCGGCGGCGGTCCGGCAACGCCCCTGCTCGGCTGCGGCCCGGCCGAGGCGGCTCGCCAGCGGTCGAAGCCGTTCATCCACTGCGAGTACGTGCACGCGATGGGCAACGGACCCGGCCAGATCGCCGAGTACGAGGCCCTCGTGGACAAGTACCCGCGGCTGCACGGTGGGTTCGTGTGGGAGTGGCGGGACCACGGGTTGCTCGCGCACACCCCCGACGGACAGCCTTACTACGCGTACGGCGGCGACTTCCACGAGGTCGTCCACGACGGCAACTTCGTGATGGACGGCCTGGTGCTGCCCGACGACACCCCGACGCCGGGGCTGGCCGAGTTCGCGGCCGTCGTGGCGCCGATCCGGCTGTCCGCGTCGGACACCACCGTCCTCGTCGAGAACCGGTACCACTCGGCCTCGACCGCGGGACTGCGGTTCCACTGGACGCTGTCCCGGAACGGCGTGGTGGAGCACGAGGGCCGGTTCTCGCCGGGCGTCGTCGCGGCGCGGTCCTCCGCCACGGTGCCGGTGCCGGACGAGGTGCTCGAGGCCGCGACCGCGACGCTCGCCCCCGGTGACGAGCTGTGGTTCGACGTCACGGCGGAACTGGCGGGGCCGACCGCGTGGGCGGACACCGGCCACGTCCTGGCACGCACCCAGACGCTCGTCGCATCGCGCGAGGCGGACGTGCCACGGGCCTCCGGTCAGGGGTGGGACGGCGACCGACTCGGCGACGGGACGTTCTCGGCCCGCGGTGACCTGGTGTCCTGGAAGGGGCACGAGGTGGCGGGGCCGCGACTCGAGCTGTGGCGCGCACCGACCGACAACGACAGTCTGGCGTCGCAGGGCGGGTACGAGACGGCCGACCCGGTGCTGACGCACGGCGTGGGCGACCCGGACGCTCCCCCGTCGGCCACACGCTGGCGGGAACGCGGGTTGGACCGGCTCACGCACCGGCTCGTGTCGGTGTCGCGGACGGACTCCGGGCTCGAGCAGCGGGTCCGCGTCGCGGCGGCGAACAGCGGGTGGGGCGTCGACGTCACGCACCGCTGGACCCTGACCGACGCCGGGCTGCTGCTCCAGACCGACGCGGTTCCGTTCGGCGCGTGGGACGTCACGTGGCCACGGATCGGGGTGCGGTTCGACCTGCCAGCGTCCCTGGCTGACTCGGACGCGTCGTGGTTCGGCACGGGGCCGCTCGAGTCGTACGCGGACTCGTCGCACGCCGCCCGCGTCGGACGCTTCTCGGCACCGGTGCGGTCGCTCGGCGTCGAGTACTCGATGCCGCAGGAGACCGGGCACCGGCCGTCGCTGCGCGAGCTGTCGGTCGGGCCGTTCACCGTGTCGACCGTCGGCTCGCACCGTGCGGGGTTCACCCTGTCGCCGTGGACCGCGCAGCAGATCGGTCGCGCGATGCACCCGTACGAGCTGCCGGTGTCGGAGCACCTGTACCTGTACCTCGACGCCGCGCAGCACGGCCTGGGGTCGCGTGCGTGCGGCCTCGACGTGCTGCCGGAGCACCAGCTCTGGCCGCAGGCGTTCTCGTGGAGCGTCGTGCTCGGCTGAGCGCAGCCCGGAAGTCGTATATCTGATACATATTCCTTGCGCCTGCGTCGGGCGTACGGAAGGGTCTTCTCCACCAGCAGAGAGGACCCCATGCACAGCACTCCCAGGCGCGCCGTCGCGAGCGCCGCCCTGACCGCCCTCGTGGTGGTCGGCGGCGGCCTCGCGACCGCGGTCGCCACGACGTCCCCCGCGCACGCGGTCGCGCCGTTCCCGGTCACCGACCCCTTCGTCGGACTGCCGGTCGGCACGACGATGCCCGCCGGCTGGACCCGGATCGCGACGGACGACGGACAGGCAGCGATCGTCGACCACGGCGCCGCCGGACGGTGGCTGCGGCTGACCGACGACACGAAGCGGGTGAGTTCCGCCGTCTACAACGAGTCGCCCTACGACTCCAGCCACGGCCTGACGGTCGAGTTCGACCAGCGGATGTGGAGCACGACGGACACCGGGTACGCCGACGGGATCGGGTTCTTCCTGCAGGACGCCGCCGTCCCGCTCGACGCGATCGGGCCCGTCGGTGCCGGCCTCGGCTACCACGACGGCACCCGCCCCTGCGAGGAAGGCCTCGACGGCGGGGTCGTCGGGATCGGGTTCGACCGGTTCGGCAACTTCGCGCGTCCCGACGTCGTCCCGAACGCGATCACCGTCCGGGGTCCGGAGCGCGAGTGCTACCCGGTCCTCGCGACCACCGGGGACCTCGGCGACGGGTTCCTCGAAGACCGCGAGACCACGGCCGAGGCGGCCACGCACCGCCACGTGAAGATCGATCTCCTGCCGACCGACGCCGGCGGGATCCGGGTGCTCGTCGCCATGTCCGAGCCGACCGACCCCGGCGCCGACGCGGGCGAGCTGCGCGAGGTCGTCAGCGCCGACCTCCCCGCCACGGCGCTGCCGGAACAGGTGCGGTTCGGCTTCAGCGCATCGACCGGTGGCCGGACGCAGTTCCACGAGATCCGGAACCTGCGGGCGACGCAGCCGACCGACGTCGTCACGACCGCCCACACGCTGACGAACGCGCCGGTCACACCCGGCGAGGACGTCACGTTCGAGCTGCGGTCGGTGAACGACGGGCCGGCGACGATCGGCGGAGCGGTCGACGCCGTCGCGCGCACGGTGGCGGTGACCGAGGGACTGCCGCTGACGGACGTGCGGTGGACGTGCCGTGCGGAGGCCGGGGCGACGTGCGGCACCGCGGCGGGACAGGGTGCGGTCGCCGCCGACTGGTCTGGCCCGCCCGGTGGTGCGGTCACGATCGCGGTGCGGGGGACGGTGCCGGTGACGACCCGCTCCGGCCTCCACACGATGCCCGTCGAGAGCGTCACGGACTTCACGAGCGACCGCCTCGACGCAGCCCGCCCCGCGATCGCACTCGACGGTTCGGTGACCGACGTCGACCTGTCGAACAACGCCGACCGGACCGCGTTCGAGGTCGTCCTGCCCGAGGCCGTCGCGGTCGACGACGAGGGCACGACGAAGCAGGGCGAGCCGGTGACGATCGACGTCCTCGGCAACGACCCGCTCGACGGGAGCTCGGCGGACCCGGACTTGCTGCGCTTGAGCGGCGACGGGATCGAGGGGGCGGAGCTCTCGGCGGACGGCAAGCGGCTCCGGGTCCCCGGCGAGGGCGTCTGGACGGTCGAGGGCGTGCAGGTGACGTTCACCCCGGAGTCGTCGTTCTCCGGACCGGCGACGGCGGTGCGGTACCAGGTGACAACGCACGCGGGGCAGACCGTGGTGGCGGTCGTCCGGGTCGTCGTGGAGCCCGTCGAGTCGGTGGTCGTACCGCCGACGCCTGGCCCGGGCGCGGGCTCGGGCGGCGGCGCGGGCTCCGGCTCGGGCTCCGGCGCGGGTGCCGGCTCGGGCTCGGGACCGGGCGCTGGTGCTGGTGCTGGTGACCGCGGGGCGTCCGACGCCGTGGCCGAGCGGGCGAGCGCGCGGGGAGTGCTGGCGTACACGGGCGTGTCCGGGCCGGCCGCTCTCGTCACCGGGGCCGTGGCGGCGCTGCTGCTCGCCGCGGGTGCGTGGGTGCTGCTCGCGCGGCGGCGCGCCGTGGCCGCGCGCTAGCCGCCGGCGGCTCGCCGCGGCTCGCACAACGGAAGTCACCTCGAACCAGGCGGAAGCGCGGTTCGAGGTGACTTTCGTCGTGCGCCAGCCGGGCGCGAGCCAGCCCGCTGCGCAGGCAGAGGGAGGTTCCACGGCGTTCGTGACCGTTCTGGTTCGCGATTCCCGGGTTTCACGAACCAGAACGGTCAGCGAGCCCGAAAGATGCGCGTACCGGCGGAGACGAGCGACGAACCGCCCGCGCCTGCGCTCGCCCGCTACGCGCTCAGCGCCGGGATCGCCGCCGGGTCGGACGCATCGAGGAACTCCGTCAGCCGCTCGGGCTCGCCCGGCTCCTCGATCGCCGAAGCCGCCCGCCGCAACGCGAACAGCGCCCGCAGCACGCCCCGGTTCGGCTCGTGCGACCACGGCACCGGCCCGGCGCCGCGCCAGCCCGCCTTCCGCAGCGCATCGAGCCCACGATGGTACCCCACCCGCGCGTAGGCGTAGGACTCGAGGGTCGCCCCACGCTCCCACGCCTCGTCGGCGAGCAGTGCCCACGCCAGGCTCGACGCCGGGTGCGACACCACGACGCTCGCGACGGGGGCGTCGGCGGCGAGGGCGGCGGTCACCTCCGGGTCGGCGGGCAGGAGCGTCTCGGGGTTCGCGGTCGGGTTCGGCAGCAGGTTCTCCGGCATGCCCCCAGCCTGTCACGGCTCGAGGGCCTTGCGCGGCGCGAGACTCCCGGCGTACCGTGGGCGGGTCCTCGTCGTCATCGCGAGGCCACCGGTGCGGGACGACCGACCGGCGGTGCGGGTGGCGGTCACGCAGGGCTCCCCGACGGAAGTGGACGCATTGCTGTCGATCACCGGATCTGCTCAGCCCTCGCGCTGACACCGT
The sequence above is a segment of the Curtobacterium sp. BH-2-1-1 genome. Coding sequences within it:
- a CDS encoding extracellular solute-binding protein, whose translation is MTPPPNRRPISRRQLLGFGLGAAATGLLAGCAVPGSTNVNKAALIPAAASGQKVELTYWAWLKDLQKVCDVWNKTHPDIQVTANWIPGGNSGGYQKMYSALAAGGGPDIGQVELRQIPEFMLANGLVDLARYGAKDFESKYDDAAWAQVSFVDGIYGIPQDTGPMGFYYQTALLEQAGGEPPTTWDEWRDLAEKVRKTGAQNYLEVFPVSDASPFAAYAQQAGARWFKVDGDEWVVDMTDEKTLMVAEFFDGVIDDKLVDTSAGAYSPGWYASAASGKIAAVTSASWGDALIESVQGGEGKWKVAPMQKWGDTGFGSSAIGGSTAAVLANAKHPKEALEFITWMTTSKEGIDAMIKYCGIGWSPAKDYIGAQREQPSKWFSGQNYNEDVFVPAAQEQNVEWSWSPVTQSAFTSLQNQFRRKLTSGLKLTDAVELAQKEIVQSFKDKGLSVRTAR
- a CDS encoding MFS transporter, which encodes MLGLGVAAQAAGTLVVSAPALLIPYLHAHGTTLTLAGLLAAAPTFGMVLTLIAWGAITDRVGERAVIAGGLVLTTLAVVGAWLAAGDPVLLGLAFLAAGMTSASTNAASGRVVVGWFPKERRGLAMGIRQMSQPLGVTLAAVTVPQLAEADGIRVALVLPVVLCAVLAVLCAIGIANPPRPARAYAPVEHVANPYRANGFLWRIHAVSVLLVVPQFTLSTYGLVWLVGLGWSTPAAGLLVGASQFVGAVGRILVGAWSDRAASRVGPLRIVAVSAAVVMGLLALVDATHIAAAAVFLVVATSVTVADNGLAYTSVAEAAGPFWSGRALGAQNTGQFIAASAVGPGVGALVGALGFAASFSIVGVLPLLALPLVPRRDRSHD
- a CDS encoding carbohydrate ABC transporter permease — protein: MSSEAIEAPATAKTAVPVDTTSISAHQRRKLDRSGKSQIVVTGILVIVAIYFLVPLYWVIIAATKTTGALFATNGFWFGGDFALFSNLQQVFTYDGGIFVRWIANSILYSGVGAVLATYFAAAGGYALAKYEFRGRQLVFGTILGGVLVPGTATALPLFLLFSTLGLTDTYWSVLIPSLVSPFGLFLCRVYAAASVDTALLEQARIDGAGELRIFHTIVLRQMTPALVTVFLFQVVGIWNNFFLPLIMLADQKLYPITLGLNNWRSQVDRLPEFYQLTTGGVLVSVIPLVIAIIVLQRFWRGGLTEGSVKG
- a CDS encoding glycoside hydrolase family 2 TIM barrel-domain containing protein; protein product: MTIAALSSTAPGSDTRLAPRAWLHTDAPALSLDGEWDFRWSPVADVPEPGPEDEWGTIPVPAHWVLHGHGAPSYTNLQYPFPIDPPHPPEENPTGDYRRTFDLPSSFDAAARVLLRFDGVESHFRVWVNGVVIGWSTGSRLATEFDVTSVLRPGANEVRVRVHQWSAASYLEDQDQWWLPGIFRDVTLLARPTAPIDDVFVQAGWTAVLGSAASAGTAASGRPSTGTGTISFPTVDAAFPVRFTVPALGVDVSWASADEVGPITVEGVEPWSAELPTLYDATLSTGTAAGGSAGGETVSLRLGFRTVSIEGDRFLVNGERVVFHGVNRHETHPVRGRVFDEEHARADMALMKRNNVNAIRTSHYPPHPRVLDLADELGFWVILECDLETHGFIFTGWVGNPSDDPAWRDAYLDRIARTVERDKNHASIVMWSLGNESGTGRNLAAMSQWVHDRDDERPVHYEGDYTGAYTDVYSRMYPSLQETESIGGGPATPLLGCGPAEAARQRSKPFIHCEYVHAMGNGPGQIAEYEALVDKYPRLHGGFVWEWRDHGLLAHTPDGQPYYAYGGDFHEVVHDGNFVMDGLVLPDDTPTPGLAEFAAVVAPIRLSASDTTVLVENRYHSASTAGLRFHWTLSRNGVVEHEGRFSPGVVAARSSATVPVPDEVLEAATATLAPGDELWFDVTAELAGPTAWADTGHVLARTQTLVASREADVPRASGQGWDGDRLGDGTFSARGDLVSWKGHEVAGPRLELWRAPTDNDSLASQGGYETADPVLTHGVGDPDAPPSATRWRERGLDRLTHRLVSVSRTDSGLEQRVRVAAANSGWGVDVTHRWTLTDAGLLLQTDAVPFGAWDVTWPRIGVRFDLPASLADSDASWFGTGPLESYADSSHAARVGRFSAPVRSLGVEYSMPQETGHRPSLRELSVGPFTVSTVGSHRAGFTLSPWTAQQIGRAMHPYELPVSEHLYLYLDAAQHGLGSRACGLDVLPEHQLWPQAFSWSVVLG
- a CDS encoding carbohydrate ABC transporter permease, with translation MTTTQPKNGFRTSTKATVAQKRAPWILLAPFLALFVLTFIIPIISALFQSFTTVDREGLFGEDGVVGKFAGFDNYAIALQDAGFVASIGRMLLFGIVQVPVMIIACTILALLLESASARWPGFFRAIYFMPYGVPGVIATILWSFLYVPGLSPIVSLLQGIGLQPDFLGANSVLWSIANIVTWTYTGYNMLIIVAQLKSIPGEVYEAAKVDGANAFQVAWRIQIPLIAPALVLTTVFSIIGTLQLFAEPQILSTVAPAIDTEYTPNYAAYTNAFAFNEYGVASAQAVIIALAAFILSFAFLALTNRPPKDERDRRKRAKRDGQEARVALQTRVASAGTVTTQAAPHLPGRSGPDHGTTVTKGADA
- a CDS encoding Vms1/Ankzf1 family peptidyl-tRNA hydrolase, whose protein sequence is MTSTNATSELHGILGQRLEGGGTWAWAYADVSGKVEDPRRQAALKLRVVEEALRAQGATDDVVDLVAGEFEQEPGIPSPVTRYVLVHDGAIVLSEVLPGHLHGAESVGVGAVPDLVPLVAHRPVDLPFLVVHAGKEGGAFRAYRLGHAPLDATGGEQQVQGRNDTLHYAKAGTGWKQPHWQQHTEEIWKQNSSETAAAVDEAVRTLRPGLVVVAGDVTARELLVKALSSETRALTSVFPGDPRADASSKQAFVEHVETALARVVATRRHDLEDLLRTHVGRGDNLAVTGLGAVVGALQQAQGSVVALDAVAVGERTLLALAGAPWVATAPEQAAGTPVIGAVPAVCALVRAAVLTDAELVLVNAASLPGGVAAAALLRWPVGPAVPA
- a CDS encoding Ig-like domain-containing protein, with protein sequence MHSTPRRAVASAALTALVVVGGGLATAVATTSPAHAVAPFPVTDPFVGLPVGTTMPAGWTRIATDDGQAAIVDHGAAGRWLRLTDDTKRVSSAVYNESPYDSSHGLTVEFDQRMWSTTDTGYADGIGFFLQDAAVPLDAIGPVGAGLGYHDGTRPCEEGLDGGVVGIGFDRFGNFARPDVVPNAITVRGPERECYPVLATTGDLGDGFLEDRETTAEAATHRHVKIDLLPTDAGGIRVLVAMSEPTDPGADAGELREVVSADLPATALPEQVRFGFSASTGGRTQFHEIRNLRATQPTDVVTTAHTLTNAPVTPGEDVTFELRSVNDGPATIGGAVDAVARTVAVTEGLPLTDVRWTCRAEAGATCGTAAGQGAVAADWSGPPGGAVTIAVRGTVPVTTRSGLHTMPVESVTDFTSDRLDAARPAIALDGSVTDVDLSNNADRTAFEVVLPEAVAVDDEGTTKQGEPVTIDVLGNDPLDGSSADPDLLRLSGDGIEGAELSADGKRLRVPGEGVWTVEGVQVTFTPESSFSGPATAVRYQVTTHAGQTVVAVVRVVVEPVESVVVPPTPGPGAGSGGGAGSGSGSGAGAGSGSGPGAGAGAGDRGASDAVAERASARGVLAYTGVSGPAALVTGAVAALLLAAGAWVLLARRRAVAAR